Below is a window of Musa acuminata AAA Group cultivar baxijiao chromosome BXJ3-11, Cavendish_Baxijiao_AAA, whole genome shotgun sequence DNA.
TGCTAACATTCACCGATATATATTATTGTCTTTGTGGATGTGTGGATAGAAAAATATGCATTGTTATGTATTAATTACTTGGTTCATGTAttgatttatgttatttttatcagCCCTTAAACAGATGTTTATTTCCTGGAGCATCTGCCTATAATACATTTATTTCATGCACTAATCCTCATCAATTTGAGCTGGATGATATTCAGTAAGCAGCGAGAATCTCTTGTAGTCAACTATGTCCATGTGCAAAACAGGAGCTTAACAGCGGTGGTGATGTTTAGGTTCCTAGGAACATCTGGACAAAATATTGATGATCTTTTCAAGTATTCTGAGGCAAAAAACAAGCTTGAATTTATGGAGAGGACATTAAGATGGAGGCACCTGGTACCAACAGCTCCAAACACCCTTGGTAATATTACTCTAGCAAATCCCTTTTTTTAATTACCTAAGTGGAACTGGACATGCTTACAGCCTTGAATGAGAAGTTAGCCATTTGTTTCTTCTGCTGAAGACTGATGACAGTTATAATTTCATTTGCTACACAATTTTAATGATTCTGTTAGTCTTCCCATGTTTTTGTATGTAGGATGTTATCCCTTCACCGATAAAGACCCTTTCCTCGTTGAGAGCTGTCCACATGTTTATTTTGTTGGTAATCAAGATAAGTATGAAACCACGTTATTACAAGGTAATTTCATCGGGTCTTTTTCATGTTAGGTTTCTGTCTCTGGATTGATATAAACTATTCTGCTTCCATGCAGGGTCTGACAACCAATCTGTGAGGCTTATCTGCATTCCAAAATTTTGTGAGACCGGAGTTGCTGTCATGGTATGTTCCTGTGTGCTGGTTCATGGCTTCAAAATTTCTCATGTCAATTGAGGTTCAAAAACCTGTTTAGTATGTGAaagagaatcataattttttttttccttctgctAAAATGGTTTTATGTTGAGAAGACTAATTTAAAACATCACGAATGATGATATTTAGAGTATTATTACTTGCATGTTTTAATGCTTAGGTTGTCTGACACTTTACTGTTCAATAGCTATGCTAATATTTTACGGCCCGTTCCCACAAACCATGTGCACAGTTCTCATTGCAGCCAATCTTTTTTTCAAACTATACATAAGACTAAAGTTCTTAGTTGGACTTTCAGTAGCAAAAAGGTTGTCATAGGACTTTATTGCAAAATATGGTGACAAACAAAACCAAAATTCAAAAGGCTCCTTTGTTGCATATTGGTTCTAATGGTTCTAGTGATTCTGGGATGAACAAAACCAAAATTCAAAAGACTTCTGAAATCCACATATACCAACAGTTGACTCATGCTTCATTCTACTCCAGTTGGGGGTTACATTCatcccaaaatcacttttaacataaTGATGCATATAAATAAAATCTTGAGAAGGCAATCAAAGTGCACATGCGGCTCAATTTTTAGCCTagttgactcattcctaacaccaTAAAAATCAACTAACCCTAGGTTGCAGCATCAGCGTCGGGCACACCTATCTCCTAAAAGGTTCTTCGATTCCAATTTGCCATCAACTGAATGAATGAGATTTCATGTATTCCTCTTTGTTAGGTCCATCTCTGCTGCAACACTTTTTTAATTGATTGATGTGCTTTACTCTTTGATCGGTATATGCATCCAGTATTTTCATTGGTATCCTTTCATCTGTTAACTTTTTTTGTTTTGCATACAGCTAAATCTGAGGAATCTTGAATGTCATTCTCTCAGTTTCTCAACAGGCTTGAATGTGTAATCTATTCTGGCACATACAATATGACAAAGAACTGGTTGTCTTCCATCATCTTGCTGATTGATTAATTATAACTGGTGGTTAATTGTAATGCTTGTCCTTCTCGTGTAACAAAAACGTCTAAATCTTGTACCAGGTTTTGGCTTCCAGCAACCCAGTTTCATATTGTTCTTCTAACTTATGCCAGGCCAACCTTCTTTCGTTGGTGTGGCAACAAAGTGCAACAAGCCATTTGTCTTCTGCATGCTGTGATCAGCGTCTGAAATGTATTTTTGATATTTCTGATGATACTGTAGAACCAACATTTATCATCTATCTAACAGTATATGTTGGAAGGCTAATGTTGGAAGGCcaaggttaattatatattattttttgtagTTAGAtctttttagtattttgatctttaaatttaaaaaatttatgttaaaatttgtatagttataaaagtaaaatatttaatcttatttatcataatatcgtTGGTTTTATTAGCGAAAGATATGATAGATGTAaaattagtttaaaaataatgagtaaaaaactaaatttaatattttagttttttttatatcttaattaAAATTTCTTAGTTGATTTTTGTGATGGACGGTGGTGTAATTGAGATTCTTGAGATATTCACTATGTTAGTGTTTTATGAGGTTAAGGGGTTGAAGGTGGGGAAGGGGGTGCTCGAGTGTACAATGTTCCTTTGCGAGTTCGAGGATGATGAGGAGCTTTATCTCCTTTGTTGTAGTTataattttttcttgaattgCATTGATGATGCTTAGACTCATCTCTCACGTAACTTATATATCTATCATGTTAGCCTTACCAAGCAAGACGATGATAACAAACTTAGCCTACTATCTACAGTCACCCTTGCTACAAACATAATGAGTCTTCAACGGAAAATTATTGCCTAATCATAGGATCATGTCATCGTTGTTGTGGACCCACGATAGTGGCGAcaaaagaggagaggaagaaagcagtcacaaaattgGCACCGATTAGAAGCTAGAGGCAACAACCCAGTCGTAATTCGAGTGGCGATCGATGAAGCTCTTACAATCTCATTCAATCGAACATTCCGAGGTCTAACCGATGGGGGATGTAGATTGGTACACCCTTTGCTTATCAatctcctttctcttcctcctctaacATTGCTCTGCATCGACGGGAGGGACATTTGCGTCAACACTGTTCAGACTGTTGGAGCTTCGTTGGTCACCTACCTCTTCCAATCCGTGCCAATTCCGTGACTACGCCCTTTTACTCATTTTCTACAATGGGTCCATTACGATGGCAACATGATCTTGTGGTGAGGCAGTGGTTTCGAGCTGAAGATCCGTTGCATCTATAGGAGGAGTGGCTACAGATAGTAAGTCGAGGTTGTCATTAGCGACTTGCTCGACGAGGTTGGCATGGCAGACGAGACAAATTATGTGAGAGACGAGCTACGCGTCAATGTAGTCCAAGTGAAAAATATGATTGCAACAAGGGGAGAGGTGGAGCTCATCGTCGTCCTCGAACTCGCTAAGACACATCATACACTCAAGCACCCTCTTCTCTACTTTCAGCCCCTTAACCTCATAATACATCAACACGAAAAATGTCACGATGATTTCAAGGCTCACGTCATGTTGTTACCGAGGGTGGGCTACGCCGCCCCTACACGGTGGTCAtagttaattataatataataaaaaaatatataactgacatattaaaattattattattattattttttacatcTCAGGGTGCCATAGTTTTCGCAGATCCTACGGCAGCAGGAAAAGCCGATGGCGGCTCGGATGTTGCAGGTGGCCCTCCACTCCCTACCATCTTGGCTGGTGTTGTAGTCTTCCTGCTTCTCTGCTGAGTTGTTGGTTTCACTGTAAGCCCACCTTCCTAAGATCATTTGATTCTGTCTCCGTTCCTTTCTGTAACATCTTCTACAACTTGTACTGCCGCTGTTTTCCTGCAAAGTAATTGCAACTTATGGAGCTTCTTCTCAGGTTTTGTTTGAAGTCGAGTGAACATGGGAACGTCGACTGACCGAGCAAAGCACCACAAACCTCGCGACTCAAGTTACGACTTGAACAGCGACCGGATTCAAGCTGCCTCCCAACGGCTATATTCCCGCATTGACGAAGCGACTCCTCCCCCGCTATGAAGGCTACCATCGAGACCACCGCCATCACCACCGCAGCGCACGCTCTCCCAACGGTCactcctccctccctcttcttTGCCGCTTTGAGCACCGCACTTTCTCTTCCTCTGTCCTAAACGGTTCTTTCTCTCTGTTCGATTCCATCTGCTCCGCCTCATTCATTTGCGAGATCTAAGACAGGATGGAGACGGCGAAGGTGCAGCACGTGAGCAAGGCGTCGTCCGACGATCTCCTCCGCAAGTTCGCCGAGCTCGACGACGGAACCCCGGCCGGCCCCTCCGCCCTCCTCCGCCACGCCTCTCCTCTCGTCACCAGGAAGAGATCCAGGCGCACCGTCTCCGCCGGCGACGAGGCCGTTAGGGCAAGGAGGCGGAGGAAGAGCAAGGGCGGGCTGGCGGAGCGGAAGTCCCTCCTCCCCATCTCCAATCGCACGCCCGCTTCTCTGCTCCTCAAGATAGGGATCCGTCGGCCCGAGGACGGCGCCCCTGGAATCGGACTCGTCCTCGCCATTGCTCTTGAGAAGGTGACGCGGCCGGCCCATAAAATTGGAAACATTTTCACTTACATCCGTATCAGATTTATAATttcgtacatacatatatatatatatatatatatagtttttccaATAATACTTGTCGTTAATTTCGtgttttcctttttccttttacagACGTGGCGTAAGACTGTGGAAGGTGCATCGAAGGTGTTTGTAGAAAAGCACCACCAGAAACATGTTCGTCTTATCAGTGACATGGTCTGAATCGACCatagcactctctctctctctctcgcttgggAGCAGCAACGACCATGAGATTTCTTCAAGGAGTGCTTTAGCATGGCTAGAAAAGTCAACCTATGCTTGGAAGGAAGAGAAACCTACCGATTGACAGATCAATCCGATCGCGCTTGCTGCAAGCTCAAGGTCAAGAAACTTTTCTATTTGCGCCAGCTGTTCTAAATCGTTGACATTTGGACCATTCATCTCTCAGAGCATGTGCACCGGCCACCAGATCCAGCTAATATATGTTCTTCTCTCTCAACTTTGATTGCTCCTCGCATTAGCAGTAACGTTATATAGAGATCGATGCATG
It encodes the following:
- the LOC135652679 gene encoding uncharacterized protein LOC135652679; the protein is METAKVQHVSKASSDDLLRKFAELDDGTPAGPSALLRHASPLVTRKRSRRTVSAGDEAVRARRRRKSKGGLAERKSLLPISNRTPASLLLKIGIRRPEDGAPGIGLVLAIALEKTWRKTVEGASKVFVEKHHQKHVRLISDMV